From a single Bradyrhizobium sediminis genomic region:
- the tig gene encoding trigger factor yields MQVTETLVEGLKHEFQISVPASDLDAKADARLVDLKDKVRLNGFRPGKVPVSHLKKVYGRSVMAETIDQTIRDTNTQIFTERGFRLATEPKVTMPTEEKAVEDILTGKSDLTYTVAIEVVPSIQLADFKSFSVEKPVVDVTDADVDEAIKRIADQNRSYAAKSEGAKAETGDRVTISFKGTIDGTPFDGGTGEGIQVVIGTGQFIPGFEEQLIGIGAGETRTLKVSFPKNYASEKLAGQPAEFETTATAIEAPQDTKIDDEFAKTLGLESLDKLKEAARERLVAEFAGATRQRVKRMLLDRLDEAHRFEAPPSLVEEEFNLMWNSIKAEMESSGKTFADEDTTEEAAKEEYQKIADRRVRLGLVLSEIGEKNKITVTDDEVSRAVIERARQMPGREKEVWDYYRSNANALAQLRAPIYEDKVVDFILELANVTEKKVTREDLYKDDEAEKSAA; encoded by the coding sequence ATGCAGGTCACCGAAACCCTCGTTGAGGGATTGAAGCACGAATTCCAGATCAGCGTTCCCGCATCGGATCTCGATGCCAAGGCGGACGCGCGCCTCGTCGACCTCAAGGACAAGGTCCGTCTCAACGGCTTCCGTCCCGGCAAGGTGCCGGTGAGCCACCTCAAGAAGGTGTATGGCCGTTCGGTGATGGCGGAGACCATCGACCAGACCATCCGCGATACCAACACGCAGATCTTCACCGAGCGCGGATTCCGTCTTGCGACCGAGCCCAAGGTCACCATGCCGACCGAGGAAAAAGCGGTCGAGGATATCCTCACCGGCAAATCCGATCTCACCTACACGGTCGCAATCGAGGTCGTGCCCTCGATCCAGCTCGCCGATTTCAAGAGCTTTAGCGTCGAGAAGCCGGTCGTGGACGTGACTGACGCCGATGTCGACGAGGCCATCAAGCGTATCGCGGACCAGAACCGCTCCTACGCCGCGAAGAGCGAGGGCGCCAAGGCCGAGACCGGCGACCGGGTGACGATCTCGTTCAAGGGCACCATCGACGGCACCCCGTTCGACGGCGGCACCGGCGAGGGCATCCAGGTCGTGATCGGCACCGGACAGTTCATCCCGGGCTTCGAAGAGCAGCTGATCGGCATCGGCGCGGGCGAAACCCGCACCCTGAAGGTTTCCTTCCCGAAGAATTACGCCAGCGAGAAGCTCGCCGGCCAGCCGGCCGAGTTCGAAACCACGGCCACCGCGATCGAGGCGCCGCAGGATACCAAGATCGATGACGAGTTTGCCAAGACGCTCGGCCTCGAATCGCTCGACAAGCTGAAGGAAGCCGCGCGCGAGCGGCTGGTGGCTGAATTCGCCGGCGCCACCCGCCAGCGGGTCAAGCGCATGCTGCTGGACCGCCTCGACGAAGCCCATCGCTTCGAAGCGCCGCCGTCGCTGGTCGAGGAAGAATTCAACCTGATGTGGAATTCGATCAAGGCCGAGATGGAATCCAGCGGCAAGACCTTCGCCGACGAGGACACCACGGAAGAAGCCGCTAAGGAAGAGTACCAGAAGATCGCCGACCGCCGGGTGCGGCTCGGCCTGGTGCTGTCCGAGATCGGCGAGAAGAACAAGATCACGGTTACCGACGACGAAGTCAGCCGCGCGGTGATCGAGCGCGCGCGCCAGATGCCGGGCCGCGAGAAGGAAGTCTGGGACTACTATCGCAGCAACGCAAATGCGCTGGCCCAGCTTCGTGCACCGATCTACGAGGACAAGGTCGTCGACTTCATCCTGGAATTGGCCAATGTGACCGAAAAGAAGGTC